A genome region from Streptomyces antimycoticus includes the following:
- a CDS encoding aminotransferase class IV family protein, which produces MTYIEINGSPATADTLRLPALTSYGHFTAMQIRDGRVRGLDLHLDQLRSATRELFDGDLDEERVRADVRHALDAVDARDASLRVYVYWPEDDERATLMVTVRPPQTMPVGPKSVMSVPFVRELPHIKHLGGFGQNHYLTAAHRAGHDEALLTDSQGVVAEGAITNIAFWDGESVIWPDAPSLRGITMALLEPRLPSTRRHVTLADLSSYRSAFLTNSQGFAPVRRIDEVEYTVDEELMGRVSAAYEAVVWDTI; this is translated from the coding sequence GTGACCTACATCGAGATCAACGGCTCGCCCGCCACCGCGGACACATTGCGGCTGCCCGCGCTCACCAGCTACGGGCACTTCACAGCGATGCAGATCAGAGACGGGCGGGTGCGCGGCCTCGATCTCCACCTCGATCAGCTGCGCTCGGCGACCCGGGAACTGTTCGACGGCGACCTCGACGAGGAGCGCGTACGGGCGGACGTCCGGCACGCCCTGGATGCCGTCGACGCCCGCGACGCCTCGCTTCGGGTGTACGTCTACTGGCCCGAGGACGACGAGCGGGCCACCTTGATGGTCACGGTGCGTCCCCCGCAGACGATGCCGGTGGGCCCGAAATCCGTGATGTCGGTCCCCTTCGTCCGAGAGCTCCCCCACATCAAGCACCTGGGCGGCTTCGGCCAGAACCACTACCTCACCGCCGCGCACCGCGCCGGACACGACGAGGCTCTGCTGACGGATAGCCAGGGTGTGGTGGCCGAGGGCGCGATCACCAACATCGCCTTCTGGGACGGCGAGTCCGTCATCTGGCCGGACGCCCCCTCGCTCCGGGGCATCACGATGGCCCTCCTGGAACCCCGCCTCCCCTCGACCCGCCGCCACGTAACCCTCGCGGACCTCTCCTCCTACCGGTCGGCGTTCCTCACCAACTCGCAGGGGTTCGCACCGGTGCGGCGGATCGACGAGGTGGAGTACACGGTGGACGAAGAGCTGATGGGGCGGGTGAGCGCGGCGTACGAGGCGGTGGTGTGGGACACGATCTGA
- a CDS encoding ATP-binding protein: MTSHPLPADHPSEHWRLPRHPRSVGRARRLLRQELTAKQISTDMLATAELLLSELVTNAVRHAHVPPGQEIEVRYKLSDSHLRVEVADTSDVQPEQRAADNGDERGRGLLLVDSLATKWGVSPRNVIGKFVWFELPLRDVPRQPQKRAVAVP, translated from the coding sequence ATGACGTCCCACCCTCTACCAGCCGACCACCCATCAGAGCATTGGCGCCTCCCACGCCATCCGCGCAGCGTTGGACGCGCACGTCGGCTCCTCCGGCAGGAACTGACGGCAAAACAGATCTCAACCGACATGCTGGCGACAGCGGAATTACTTCTGTCGGAGCTAGTCACCAACGCGGTACGGCACGCACACGTCCCGCCGGGCCAAGAGATCGAAGTACGCTACAAGCTGTCCGACAGTCACCTGCGCGTCGAAGTCGCCGACACCTCGGACGTACAGCCGGAGCAACGCGCAGCGGATAACGGCGACGAGCGCGGCCGTGGCCTGCTGCTCGTAGACAGCCTCGCAACGAAGTGGGGCGTAAGCCCCCGAAACGTCATCGGCAAGTTCGTGTGGTTCGAGCTCCCTCTAAGGGATGTCCCGCGCCAGCCCCAGAAGCGTGCAGTAGCGGTGCCATAG
- a CDS encoding DUF397 domain-containing protein: MVWFKSSYSGGEGNECVEIAHFRTRVGVRDSKSPDRAIVSLPIDAWVDFVSSLKDGGLSDGPSMRHSPRPR; encoded by the coding sequence GTGGTCTGGTTCAAGAGCAGCTACAGCGGCGGAGAGGGCAACGAGTGCGTTGAGATCGCGCACTTTCGGACGCGGGTTGGGGTGCGCGACTCCAAGTCGCCTGACAGGGCCATCGTCTCTCTTCCCATTGACGCATGGGTCGATTTTGTGAGCAGTCTCAAGGACGGGGGGCTCAGCGACGGACCAAGCATGCGGCACTCGCCGAGACCTCGGTGA
- a CDS encoding VOC family protein: MTVRRVVPNVRSEAMRENREFYGLLGFEEVMNQGWIMTLASTTNPTAQISVLTHDETGPVVPDVSVEVDDVDAAYAAMCDSGAEIVHSLRDEEWGVRRFFVRDPNGRVINVLSHRR; encoded by the coding sequence ATGACCGTCCGCCGTGTCGTACCCAACGTTCGGTCCGAAGCGATGCGGGAGAACCGGGAGTTCTACGGTCTCCTGGGCTTCGAAGAGGTGATGAACCAGGGCTGGATCATGACGCTCGCCTCCACCACCAACCCCACGGCCCAGATCAGCGTGCTCACCCACGACGAGACCGGACCGGTGGTCCCCGACGTGAGCGTCGAGGTGGACGACGTGGACGCGGCCTACGCGGCGATGTGCGACAGCGGTGCCGAGATCGTGCACTCCCTGCGGGACGAGGAGTGGGGCGTCCGCCGCTTCTTCGTCCGCGACCCCAACGGCCGCGTGATCAATGTGCTGAGCCATCGCCGATAA
- a CDS encoding AfsR/SARP family transcriptional regulator, giving the protein MRGLLVRLALAGGHAVEPGVLVDAIWAEEPPSGPGHALQTLVSRLRRALTPTDPARGVVVQITGGYRLAVDAADVDALRFERLTAAGRDGLRAGDPEAAVAALSKAVALWGDHPGTEPAAIAAVAPTVATRLAQVSIEAVVDLADAELSLGRAELAAARLTGLLAEQTVNERAAALLMDALAAQGRQAEALAVYERVRQTLADVLGADPGTALRERHLRLLRPGRPILVPDASVEGAPAGSPAATEPDRIRSRRVHAVPDEPRGHGGATNLPAPLTSFIGRDEDLTRIDTLLTTGRLVTVLGPGGAGKTRLALEAAHRYRHALRDGAWLIDLVSVTEPAKIATAVLTGTGLRGGAMLDARKRIEGDELDVLVGELGGRESLLLVDNCEHLIDAVARLVSALLPRCPGLRVLATSREPLAVDGEALVPLAPLALPDPDDSVEQARRAASVRLFTERAAAVRPGFDVDETSLPDIVRVVHGLDGLPLALELAAARLRTLSLPDLADGLSDRFRLLTTGSRTAPPRHRTLRAVIAWSWELLGEHERTVAERISILPGGVTSASATAVCAGTTVPTADIPELLATLVDRSLVQLAPGTGRYRMLETIREYGADRLTETGDLGTARDLAAAHFTQVMAGQDPLLRGPGQLTAMEVIGAEYDNTLAALRHLCATRDSHGATTLALTLVWYWQMFGRHSDAAYWLGEVLAATSGGPTPERDCVRAAYLLNRADILSGITAGEAADDRTEMRELADRLLAHPELPSHYRVFGPVLLFLQKEESALAIFQRLADGDDVWLSGLAHMFQAEIAENAGALMRMRVHVKAALDRFRQAGDRWGRAATLPMSAHLRRYDDLDGALADLREARTLAGEFGSLSLGDQLYSDLRWIDVHLRRGDTDRAMAVIDSARERALHASSADMLVLVDVCEADLRVRLGDLDEAGDLLDAAERCLLDETAFPTNHVRTLVGSARAALCLALGDLPGVDKALREAYAAALATRDLPILSLVTVNTAAYAETRGRQHESAVLLGTAARLRGTHDHTDPQVRELTRRGEAALGGEEFAAAYAKGWELDGKTAVAAADPARLSGTVDR; this is encoded by the coding sequence TTGCGGGGCTTGCTCGTCCGGCTGGCGCTCGCCGGTGGCCACGCGGTCGAGCCCGGCGTGCTGGTCGACGCGATCTGGGCCGAGGAACCGCCGTCCGGCCCCGGCCACGCCCTGCAGACCCTTGTCTCCCGGCTGCGCCGCGCCCTCACCCCGACTGACCCGGCCCGTGGCGTGGTCGTGCAGATCACGGGCGGCTACCGGCTGGCGGTGGACGCGGCCGACGTGGACGCACTGCGCTTCGAACGGCTCACCGCTGCCGGTCGGGACGGGCTGCGGGCAGGTGACCCGGAGGCCGCGGTCGCCGCGCTGTCCAAGGCCGTGGCGTTGTGGGGCGACCATCCTGGTACCGAACCCGCGGCCATCGCCGCGGTCGCGCCCACGGTCGCGACACGGTTGGCGCAGGTGTCCATCGAGGCGGTCGTCGATCTCGCTGACGCCGAATTGTCGCTGGGGCGGGCCGAGTTGGCCGCCGCCCGGCTGACCGGGTTGCTGGCCGAGCAGACGGTCAACGAGCGGGCGGCTGCCTTGCTGATGGACGCGCTCGCCGCTCAGGGCCGTCAGGCCGAGGCGCTCGCGGTCTACGAGCGGGTCCGCCAGACGCTGGCCGATGTCCTCGGCGCCGACCCGGGCACCGCCCTGCGGGAACGCCATCTGCGCCTGCTGCGCCCCGGCCGGCCCATCCTGGTGCCAGACGCCTCGGTTGAGGGCGCTCCGGCCGGGAGTCCGGCGGCCACCGAACCCGACCGGATCCGGTCGCGCCGAGTTCACGCTGTCCCCGATGAGCCGCGAGGACATGGCGGCGCGACCAACCTGCCCGCGCCGCTGACCAGCTTCATCGGCCGCGACGAGGATCTCACCCGCATCGACACCCTGCTCACCACCGGACGCCTGGTCACCGTCCTCGGTCCCGGCGGCGCCGGGAAGACCCGGCTCGCGCTGGAGGCCGCCCACCGGTACCGCCACGCATTGCGCGACGGCGCCTGGCTCATCGACCTCGTGTCCGTCACCGAACCGGCGAAGATCGCCACGGCAGTGCTCACCGGGACCGGGCTGCGGGGCGGTGCGATGCTCGACGCCCGCAAGCGGATCGAGGGTGACGAGCTGGATGTCCTCGTCGGCGAGCTCGGCGGGCGGGAGAGCCTGCTGCTGGTCGACAACTGTGAGCATCTGATCGACGCCGTGGCCCGCCTCGTCTCGGCGCTGCTGCCCCGCTGCCCGGGGCTGCGCGTGCTCGCGACCAGCCGCGAACCCCTGGCGGTCGACGGCGAGGCGCTCGTGCCGCTGGCCCCGCTCGCGCTGCCCGACCCGGACGACAGCGTCGAACAGGCCCGAAGGGCGGCCTCGGTGCGCCTGTTCACCGAGCGGGCCGCCGCCGTGCGACCCGGTTTCGACGTCGACGAGACCTCGTTGCCCGACATCGTGCGCGTGGTGCACGGGCTGGACGGCCTGCCGCTGGCCCTCGAGCTGGCCGCCGCCCGGTTGCGGACGCTGTCACTGCCCGACCTGGCCGACGGACTCTCCGACCGGTTCCGCCTGCTCACCACCGGCAGCCGCACCGCACCACCCCGGCACCGCACCCTGCGCGCGGTCATCGCCTGGAGCTGGGAGCTGCTGGGCGAGCACGAACGCACCGTCGCGGAACGGATCTCCATCCTGCCCGGCGGCGTCACATCCGCCTCGGCCACCGCCGTCTGCGCTGGCACCACCGTGCCCACAGCCGACATCCCCGAACTGCTCGCCACCCTCGTCGACCGCTCACTGGTGCAGCTCGCGCCCGGCACCGGCCGGTACCGCATGCTTGAGACCATCCGCGAGTACGGCGCCGACCGCCTGACCGAGACCGGCGACCTCGGCACGGCCCGCGATCTGGCCGCCGCCCACTTCACGCAGGTGATGGCCGGTCAGGATCCTTTGCTGCGCGGGCCCGGCCAGCTGACAGCCATGGAGGTCATCGGTGCCGAGTACGACAACACGCTCGCCGCCCTGCGCCACCTGTGCGCCACCCGCGACTCCCACGGCGCGACCACCCTCGCCCTGACCCTGGTCTGGTACTGGCAGATGTTCGGCCGCCACTCCGACGCCGCCTACTGGCTGGGCGAGGTTCTGGCGGCGACCAGCGGCGGGCCGACGCCCGAACGCGACTGCGTCCGAGCCGCCTACCTGCTCAACCGGGCGGACATCCTGTCGGGAATCACCGCCGGGGAAGCCGCGGACGACCGGACGGAGATGCGCGAGCTGGCCGACCGGCTGCTCGCGCATCCGGAGCTGCCGAGCCACTACCGCGTGTTCGGCCCGGTCCTGCTCTTCCTGCAGAAGGAGGAGTCCGCACTCGCGATTTTCCAGCGCCTGGCCGACGGCGACGACGTGTGGCTGTCCGGGCTGGCCCATATGTTCCAGGCCGAGATCGCCGAGAACGCGGGCGCGCTGATGCGGATGCGTGTCCATGTGAAGGCGGCCCTGGACCGCTTCCGGCAGGCCGGCGATCGTTGGGGCCGGGCCGCCACGCTGCCGATGAGCGCCCACTTGCGGCGATACGACGACCTCGACGGCGCGCTGGCCGACCTGCGCGAGGCCAGGACGCTGGCGGGCGAGTTCGGCTCCCTCAGCCTCGGCGACCAGCTCTACAGCGACCTGCGCTGGATCGACGTGCACCTGCGGCGCGGCGACACCGACCGGGCGATGGCGGTGATCGACTCCGCCCGGGAGCGGGCGCTGCACGCGTCCTCGGCGGACATGCTGGTCCTGGTCGACGTGTGCGAGGCCGATCTCCGGGTGCGGCTCGGCGACCTGGACGAAGCGGGCGACCTGCTCGACGCCGCCGAACGGTGTCTGCTCGACGAAACCGCGTTCCCCACGAACCACGTCCGGACGCTGGTCGGCAGCGCGCGGGCCGCGCTCTGCCTGGCGCTGGGCGACCTGCCCGGCGTGGACAAGGCGCTGCGCGAGGCGTACGCGGCCGCGCTGGCAACCCGGGATCTGCCGATCCTGTCACTGGTGACGGTGAACACGGCCGCGTACGCCGAGACGCGCGGGCGGCAGCACGAGTCAGCCGTACTGCTCGGGACCGCCGCCCGGCTGCGCGGCACGCATGACCACACCGATCCGCAGGTCCGCGAGCTCACCCGCCGGGGAGAGGCCGCGTTGGGCGGCGAGGAGTTCGCCGCGGCGTACGCGAAAGGCTGGGAGCTGGACGGGAAGACGGCCGTGGCCGCGGCCGACCCGGCCCGGCTGTCCGGCACCGTCGACAGGTAG
- a CDS encoding SGNH/GDSL hydrolase family protein — protein MTGTNNAGSWVRSWGASPQAAHDGLGSLNDYPALADVTLRQVVRISGGGRRVRIRFTNEFGTAPFTIGAARVGLAAPGGGVRPGSEHVLTFSGASSVTVPAGAPILSDPVDLHLPALAKLSISLYLPGRVETCTCHDPALETGWRIPGDAVASPTLPENADVLPVRALISAVELLPDAPAKAIVVVGDSRSDGAGSTPDTNHSWPELLAERLAERGVATGYVSNQGISGNRMLNNGIGVAAAARFDRDVLATPGLGYVVLSVGGNDLAISFAPRDGDGPLAEFLKVFPGAPVTRDDVIAGYRQLSARAHDHGVRVYATTIAPYEGVEVYTPEGESARQAVNEWIRTSGAFDAVLDFDAVWRDPARPGRIREDFHIGDHLHGNDAGYRALADSIDLSLFS, from the coding sequence ATGACCGGGACAAACAACGCCGGCAGCTGGGTCCGGAGCTGGGGCGCCTCGCCCCAGGCGGCCCACGACGGGCTCGGCTCGCTCAACGACTACCCGGCCCTTGCCGACGTGACCCTGCGCCAGGTCGTGCGCATCAGCGGCGGCGGGCGGCGGGTGCGCATCCGTTTCACCAACGAGTTCGGGACCGCGCCCTTCACCATCGGCGCGGCGCGGGTGGGCCTCGCGGCGCCCGGTGGCGGGGTGCGGCCGGGCAGCGAGCACGTGCTGACCTTCTCCGGCGCGTCGTCCGTCACCGTCCCGGCGGGCGCGCCGATCCTCAGCGATCCGGTCGACCTGCACCTGCCCGCCCTCGCCAAGCTGTCCATCAGCCTCTACCTGCCAGGGCGCGTGGAGACCTGCACCTGCCACGACCCCGCCCTGGAGACCGGCTGGAGGATTCCGGGCGACGCCGTCGCCTCCCCCACCCTGCCGGAGAACGCCGACGTGCTGCCGGTGCGGGCCCTGATCTCCGCCGTCGAGCTGCTTCCCGACGCCCCTGCCAAGGCCATCGTCGTGGTGGGCGACTCCCGCTCCGACGGCGCCGGCTCGACTCCGGACACCAACCACAGCTGGCCGGAGCTGCTGGCCGAGCGTCTCGCCGAGCGGGGCGTGGCCACTGGCTACGTGTCCAACCAGGGAATCAGCGGCAACCGGATGCTCAACAACGGCATCGGTGTCGCCGCCGCGGCCCGCTTCGACCGTGATGTGCTGGCAACGCCCGGCCTCGGTTACGTGGTGCTCTCCGTGGGCGGCAACGACCTCGCCATCTCCTTCGCCCCACGGGACGGCGACGGCCCTTTGGCCGAATTCCTGAAGGTGTTCCCCGGCGCACCGGTGACGAGGGACGACGTCATCGCGGGCTACCGCCAGCTGAGCGCCCGGGCGCATGACCACGGCGTGAGGGTCTATGCCACGACGATCGCGCCGTATGAGGGCGTGGAGGTCTATACACCGGAGGGCGAGAGCGCCCGCCAGGCGGTCAACGAATGGATCCGCACCAGTGGCGCCTTCGACGCCGTGCTGGACTTCGACGCCGTCTGGCGCGACCCGGCCCGCCCCGGCCGGATCAGGGAGGACTTCCACATCGGCGACCATCTGCACGGCAACGACGCGGGCTACCGGGCCCTGGCCGACTCCATAGACCTGTCGCTGTTCAGCTGA
- a CDS encoding helix-turn-helix domain-containing protein yields the protein MTATLTGPAGRMQIARGLIALRERRGLTQAQVAERAGVSKATVSRYEMWQDRARIRWATVKALADACDASAEERDALVKVAKSQTDGWWVGNSAVPQWMDPLVSFEHEAAYEHVYANTVVPGLLQTRPYALAIHQARELRSSNGEIERMVDARIQRQEILRRDPTLHLWVVLDEAVLRRDVGGRAVMAEQMAHLHEMAQTPNVDIQVLPFTAGAHAAGTGHFVVLGRDDERNPLNSMAVVYIEMRRRGLYLDEAEDVRSYKLTFDYLRSQAADPSASLRLLARVRQELSP from the coding sequence ATGACCGCCACGCTGACGGGGCCCGCCGGGCGTATGCAGATCGCCCGTGGGCTGATCGCTCTGCGGGAGCGTCGCGGCCTGACACAGGCCCAGGTGGCAGAACGCGCCGGAGTCAGCAAGGCGACGGTCAGCCGTTATGAGATGTGGCAGGACCGGGCTCGCATCCGCTGGGCCACGGTCAAGGCGCTGGCCGATGCCTGTGACGCGTCCGCTGAAGAGCGGGACGCGCTCGTCAAGGTGGCCAAGTCGCAGACCGATGGCTGGTGGGTGGGCAACAGCGCTGTGCCGCAGTGGATGGACCCGCTGGTGTCCTTCGAACACGAGGCGGCATACGAACACGTCTACGCCAACACGGTCGTCCCCGGCTTGCTCCAGACTCGCCCGTACGCCCTCGCGATCCACCAGGCACGGGAGTTGCGTAGTTCCAACGGAGAGATCGAGCGCATGGTGGACGCGCGGATCCAGAGGCAAGAAATCCTGCGCCGGGACCCGACCTTGCATCTGTGGGTGGTTCTCGATGAGGCCGTGCTCCGGCGCGACGTCGGCGGGCGGGCTGTTATGGCTGAGCAGATGGCACATCTGCATGAGATGGCCCAGACTCCGAACGTTGATATTCAGGTCTTGCCGTTCACAGCCGGCGCGCATGCGGCGGGTACGGGTCACTTCGTGGTCTTGGGGCGAGACGACGAGCGGAACCCGCTCAACTCTATGGCCGTGGTCTACATCGAGATGCGCCGTCGTGGCCTGTATCTGGACGAGGCAGAGGACGTGCGGTCCTATAAATTGACCTTCGACTACCTTCGATCGCAGGCAGCCGACCCCTCAGCGTCGCTGCGGCTGCTGGCCAGAGTCCGACAGGAGCTGTCCCCGTGA
- a CDS encoding DinB family protein, whose translation MTTPPRIRPHRSADERTQLLGWLDMQRAIIAWKCEGLSEADAHRSLLPTSPLMTLAGIVSHMRWVEHLWFEIVLLGRPAQGPQFDDDAKDAGMRAEGIPLAQLLKDYAQQCQVSNEITATHALDDTGRHPDFNATSTSLRWILFHMIEETARHAGHMDTIRELVDGEKGYH comes from the coding sequence ATGACGACGCCACCGCGCATCCGCCCGCACCGCTCCGCCGATGAGCGCACCCAGTTGCTGGGCTGGCTCGATATGCAGCGCGCCATCATCGCGTGGAAATGCGAGGGCCTGTCCGAGGCGGACGCCCACCGCTCCCTCCTCCCGACCTCACCCCTGATGACCCTGGCCGGGATCGTCTCCCATATGCGCTGGGTGGAGCACCTGTGGTTCGAGATCGTCCTGCTCGGCCGCCCGGCCCAGGGCCCCCAGTTCGACGATGACGCCAAGGACGCCGGCATGAGGGCCGAGGGCATCCCGCTCGCCCAGCTCCTCAAGGACTACGCCCAGCAGTGCCAGGTGTCCAACGAGATCACGGCGACCCACGCCCTGGACGACACCGGCCGCCACCCGGACTTCAACGCCACCTCCACCAGCCTGCGGTGGATCCTCTTCCACATGATCGAGGAAACCGCCCGCCACGCAGGCCATATGGACACCATCCGCGAACTCGTCGACGGCGAGAAGGGCTACCACTGA
- a CDS encoding phage tail protein yields the protein MQAAAGNTAVSRLVAQRYAAPVKPPPAQAPGFRKVQSDVAAKKQKLAQHHPATAESRSAQDAAVAPPDDKEAQGKAANAEKMNAAKPGEFDKAGFIAAVNEAIAAQAPKNLDEADKFADSGKADKIKGEVDGKVTDGKKASSKDIETTTKAAPDTSKAKEKQVTPMGPDQPPANPGAPSAADATPQQQPPEVTDFSEGPKKTDQQMADADVTEEQLAKSNEPEFTDALGEKKKAEKHSATAPAQARGAEKQQLATAKSQAAAAGTQAMSALTATRAGAGKQVDGGKGEAKSKDEKKREEVTAKLQKVFDATQKDVEGILDGLDGKVDKQFEEGEKKARDAFNTDQKRRMKAYKDKRYGGFWGPAKWAKDKIAGMPEEANQLFQESRKLYVRLMQGVISSIADTIGTELGRAKARIAKGRAELKAEVDKLPADLKKYGQDAAKDFAGKFDDLESEVNDKSKQLVQTLAQKYTQALNAVDEEIKKLQEANKGLVQKAVDAVVGVIKTINELKNLLMGILAKAAGAIMKIIKDPIGFLGNLVRAVGAGLQQFISNIGTHLQTGLVSWLLGTSAKAGIEIPAKFDLKGIIQLIASLLGLTWANIRARITRKGVPDQAMSAAEQSVPVAKALATEGPAGAAKEITAETGDLKSTILEELKSYLIPTVIIAGITWILSLLNPASAFVRAVKGIIDIVTFIVNQGAQIVEFVNAVLDAVIAIANGGAAGVPKMVETALAASIPLLIGLLASLLGIGGLANKIKQVFQKVSRPVNRAIDKIAAKIAQAAKKFWAKIRPSSKNRKGDKPGSGNSFAAKQRRLDHAVSEAVSAANQMASPTGRSKITRIISPIRAKYNLKSLKVVESGEKWAIAGEVNPKRTDETNLRRYPNQKCSNDRLDELHDQLHPLCDQGFSCSDVAERKEFNITTRKKLAKLVDSGGGFTRAELIRRLRMAEACLAMREKIQDECFEHDPSDAAYVSHMEQIQGVKNAISECREKMSARGMDPP from the coding sequence ACCCCGCCACCGCGGAGTCCCGGTCCGCCCAGGACGCGGCGGTGGCCCCGCCGGACGACAAGGAGGCGCAGGGCAAGGCGGCCAACGCGGAGAAGATGAACGCCGCCAAGCCGGGGGAGTTCGACAAGGCGGGCTTCATCGCGGCGGTGAACGAGGCGATCGCCGCACAGGCGCCCAAGAACCTCGACGAGGCCGACAAGTTCGCCGACTCCGGCAAGGCCGACAAGATCAAGGGCGAGGTCGACGGCAAGGTCACCGACGGCAAGAAGGCGTCCTCGAAGGACATCGAGACGACCACGAAGGCCGCTCCCGACACCTCGAAGGCCAAGGAGAAGCAGGTCACGCCCATGGGGCCGGACCAGCCTCCGGCCAACCCGGGCGCACCGAGCGCCGCGGACGCCACTCCGCAGCAGCAGCCGCCCGAGGTCACGGACTTCTCGGAGGGCCCGAAGAAGACCGATCAGCAGATGGCGGACGCGGACGTCACCGAGGAGCAGCTGGCCAAGAGCAACGAGCCGGAGTTCACGGACGCGCTGGGCGAGAAGAAGAAGGCGGAAAAGCACTCCGCGACGGCCCCGGCGCAGGCCCGGGGAGCGGAGAAGCAGCAACTGGCCACCGCGAAGTCACAGGCGGCCGCGGCCGGCACCCAGGCCATGTCCGCCCTGACCGCCACCCGCGCGGGCGCGGGCAAGCAGGTCGACGGCGGCAAGGGCGAGGCCAAGTCGAAGGACGAGAAGAAGCGGGAGGAGGTCACCGCAAAGCTCCAGAAGGTCTTCGACGCCACGCAAAAGGACGTCGAGGGCATCCTCGACGGCCTCGACGGCAAGGTGGACAAACAATTCGAGGAGGGCGAGAAGAAGGCCCGGGACGCCTTCAACACCGACCAGAAGCGCCGCATGAAGGCGTACAAGGACAAGCGCTACGGCGGCTTCTGGGGCCCGGCCAAATGGGCCAAAGACAAGATCGCGGGCATGCCGGAGGAGGCCAACCAGCTCTTCCAGGAGTCCCGCAAGCTCTACGTACGTCTGATGCAGGGCGTCATCTCGTCCATCGCCGACACGATCGGCACGGAGCTGGGCAGGGCCAAGGCCCGTATCGCCAAGGGCCGCGCTGAACTGAAGGCGGAGGTCGACAAGCTCCCCGCCGACCTGAAGAAGTACGGCCAGGACGCGGCGAAGGACTTCGCGGGCAAGTTCGACGACCTCGAATCGGAGGTCAACGACAAGTCCAAACAACTCGTCCAGACCCTGGCCCAGAAGTACACCCAGGCCCTCAACGCGGTAGACGAGGAGATCAAGAAACTCCAGGAGGCGAACAAGGGCCTGGTCCAAAAGGCCGTGGACGCCGTCGTCGGCGTCATCAAGACCATCAACGAGCTCAAGAACCTCCTGATGGGCATTCTGGCCAAGGCCGCCGGCGCCATCATGAAGATCATCAAGGACCCGATCGGCTTCCTGGGCAACCTGGTCCGCGCGGTGGGCGCGGGCCTCCAGCAGTTCATCTCCAACATCGGCACCCACCTCCAAACGGGTCTGGTCTCCTGGCTGTTGGGCACGAGCGCCAAAGCCGGAATCGAGATCCCCGCAAAGTTCGACCTCAAAGGCATCATCCAGCTGATCGCCTCCCTACTGGGCCTGACCTGGGCGAACATCCGCGCCCGCATCACCCGCAAGGGCGTCCCCGACCAGGCCATGAGCGCGGCCGAACAATCCGTCCCGGTGGCAAAGGCCCTCGCGACGGAGGGCCCGGCAGGCGCCGCCAAGGAAATCACCGCCGAAACCGGCGACCTGAAGTCCACCATCCTCGAAGAACTCAAGTCCTACCTGATCCCCACGGTCATCATCGCGGGCATCACCTGGATCCTCTCCCTCCTCAACCCCGCCTCCGCCTTCGTCCGCGCGGTCAAGGGCATCATCGACATCGTCACGTTCATCGTGAACCAGGGCGCCCAGATCGTCGAATTCGTCAACGCGGTCCTGGACGCGGTCATAGCCATAGCCAACGGCGGCGCAGCCGGCGTCCCCAAGATGGTCGAAACAGCCCTCGCCGCCAGCATCCCCCTCCTGATCGGCCTCCTCGCGTCGTTGCTCGGCATCGGCGGCCTGGCCAACAAGATCAAACAGGTCTTCCAAAAAGTCTCCCGCCCGGTCAACCGAGCCATAGACAAAATAGCCGCCAAGATCGCCCAGGCCGCCAAGAAGTTCTGGGCGAAAATTCGGCCTTCTTCGAAGAACCGCAAGGGCGACAAACCTGGCTCGGGTAACTCGTTCGCAGCGAAGCAAAGGCGACTCGACCATGCTGTGAGCGAGGCGGTTTCGGCTGCAAACCAGATGGCTAGTCCTACTGGGCGCTCGAAAATCACTCGCATCATATCGCCCATTCGGGCCAAATATAACCTTAAATCGCTCAAGGTTGTGGAGAGCGGTGAGAAATGGGCCATTGCGGGTGAAGTAAATCCGAAGAGGACGGATGAGACAAACCTTCGTCGTTACCCTAATCAGAAATGCTCAAACGATCGACTGGATGAGCTGCATGATCAACTCCACCCCTTGTGTGACCAGGGTTTCTCCTGTAGTGATGTCGCTGAGAGAAAAGAATTCAACATCACAACTAGAAAGAAGTTGGCAAAGCTCGTTGACTCGGGGGGAGGTTTCACCCGAGCCGAATTAATTCGCAGATTGCGCATGGCTGAAGCATGTTTGGCGATGCGTGAGAAGATTCAAGATGAATGCTTTGAGCATGACCCCAGCGATGCGGCCTACGTGTCACATATGGAGCAGATTCAGGGTGTAAAGAATGCCATCAGTGAGTGCCGCGAGAAAATGAGCGCGCGAGGCATGGATCCTCCGTGA